One genomic region from Oncorhynchus gorbuscha isolate QuinsamMale2020 ecotype Even-year linkage group LG13, OgorEven_v1.0, whole genome shotgun sequence encodes:
- the LOC123994087 gene encoding beta-crystallin A1-2-like — MYRTTRSPMMQSLVNSGMGVAPFFKVTVFEQEHFQGKCQEFTSECCNIHECGLDIIRSIRVESGAWVGFEHHDFQGQQFILERGEYPHWDAYSGSLSYHVERLMSLRPIYCASHMSSRMMIFERENFMGRSVELCDDYPSLQAMGWSMPEVGSMHVQCGAFVCYQYPGYRGQQYIMECERHSGDYQHWKNWGSHSQTPQIQSIRRIQH; from the exons ATGTACAGAACCACTAGATCCCCAATGATGCAATCCCTTGTCAACTCGGGAATGGGCGTGGCTCCTTTCTTCAAG gtgactGTGTTCGAGCAGGAGCACTTCCAGGGCAAGTGCCAGGAGTTCACCTCTGAGTGCTGCAACATCCACGAGTGTGGTCTAGACATCATCCGCTCCATCAGAGTGGAGAGTGGAGC CTGGGTGGGCTTTGAGCACCATGACTTCCAGGGCCAGCAGTTcatcctggagagaggagagtaccCCCACTGGGACGCCTACAGCGGTTCCCTGTCCTACCACGTGGAGCGCCTCATGTCCCTGCGTCCCATCTACTGTGCT TCCCACATGAGCAGTCGTATGATGATCTTTGAGAGAGAGAACTTCATGGGCCGCAGTGTTGAGCTGTGTGACGACTACCCCTCCCTGCAGGCTATGGGCTGGTCCATGCCCGAGGTCGGCTCCATGCACGTGCAGTGTGGCGC CTTTGTGTGCTACCAGTACCCCGGCTACAGGGGCCAGCAGTACATCATGGAGTGTGAGAGACACAGTGGAGACTACCAGCACTGGAAGAACTGGGGCTCCCACTCCCAGACCCCCCAGATCCAGTCTATCCGCCGTATCCAGCATTAA
- the LOC123994088 gene encoding beta-crystallin B1-like — protein sequence MSSDKSKAASQTDGKAAQSKKSEMGMMSYKMFVFDQENFQGRMVEISNECMNVCEMGMDRVRSLRVECGPFVGFEQMNFCGEHYILEKGEFPRWDSWSNCQKNDYLLSFRPVRMDPEKHKICLYEVGEFKGRKMEIMDDDVPSLFSYGFTDRVGSIMVSCGTWVGYQFPGYRGSQYLLEKGEFKHFNEYGARHPQFQSVRRIRDMQWHQQGCYTMASK from the exons ATGTCCAGTGATAAGTCCAAGGCTGCTTCCCAGACCGACGGGAAGGCTGCTCAGAGCAAGAAGTCTGAGATGGGCATGATGTCCTACAAG ATGTTTGTGTTCGACCAGGAGAACTTCCAGGGTCGCATGGTCGAGATCAGCAACGAGTGCATGAACGTGTGTGAGATGGGCATGGACCGCGTCCGCTCCCTCCGCGTTGAGTGTGGACC CTTTGTGGGCTTCGAGCAGATGAACTTCTGTGGCGAACACTACATTCTGGAGAAGGGAGAGTTCCCCCGTTGGGACTCTTGGAGCAACTGCCAGAAGAATGACTACCTGTTGTCCTTCAGGCCCGTCCGCATG gACCCCGAGAAGCACAAGATCTGCCTGTACGAGGTTGGGGAATTCAAGGGCCGTAAGATGGAGATCATGGACGATGACGTTCCGTCTCTGTTCTCCTACGGCTTCACCGACAGGGTCGGCAGCATAATGGTCAGCTGTGGAAC CTGGGTGGGCTACCAGTTCCCCGGATACCGTGGCTCCCAGTACCTTCTGGAGAAGGGCGAGTTCAAACACTTCAACGAGTACGGCGCCCGTCACCCCCAGTTCCAGTCCGTGAGGCGTATCCGCGACATGCAGTGGCACCAGCAGGGATGCTACACCATGGCCAGCAAGTGA
- the LOC123993435 gene encoding myeloid zinc finger 1-like gives MAWEMDSSHGPGSPQRVLPKTEHSEVELVSRGQESLPTSCVKQERTELFVTNPVPPRPTHIKEEEYETTVTPLLLLTKEESEDKEIPDSKPMTLELHDPASQSCTAREEEKAELKKSGGVFHPKNSCLPKLQAPSQPSAAAGSSPVSREEDETEPEVQEDQGPGDWLAPVEDDEALGESQRRGGFESASRSLSSILGSDSESDDKESEEDPTWAPADPQTLQDDPDADIPALREASPLWHRKITSSSRSRGKRVREGGRGGVSLFPEPKKKPKNFSCQECGKTFISRRDRERHIRTHSGEKPFPCPRCDKRFNDSGNMRKHMLIHSGERPHLCPDCGRGFSERGNLSRHRAHIHGSMPKSECEDCGKTYIEKGGLDRHIRSGACSATRKT, from the coding sequence ATGGCCTGGGAGATGGACAGCTCACACGGACCAGGGTCACCCCAAAGAGTTCTGCCCAAAACGGAACATTCCGAGGTCGAACTGGTCTCCAGAGGTCAGGAATCCCTCCCTACCTCATGTGTCAAACAGGAGCGTACAGAATTATTTGTTACGAACCCTGTGCCTCCGAGGCCAACGCACATCAAAGAGGAGGAGTATGAGACCACAGTCACGCCCCTTTTATTACTTAccaaagaggagagtgaagacAAGGAGATTCCTGACTCTAAACCAATGACACTTGAGCTTCACGACCCAGCCAGCCAATCATGTACAGCCCGAGAGGAGGAGAAGGCCGAGCTGAAGAAGTCCGGAGGAGTGTTCCATCCAAAGAATTCCTGTCTCCCTAAGCTTCAGGCCCCCTCTCAGCCCTCGGCAGCTGCAGGCTCCAGTCCTGTGAGTAGGGAGGAAGATGAGACGGAACCAGAGGTACAGGAGGACCAGGGCCCTGGAGACTGGCTAGCCCCCGTGGAGGACGACGAGGCCCTGGGTGAGTCCCAGCGTCGAGGGGGCTTTGAGTCCGCCAGCCGCTCCCTTTCTTCCATCCTGGGCTCCGACTCAGAGTCAGACGACAAGGAGAGTGAAGAGGACCCCACCTGGGCCCCTGCCGACCCCCAGACCCTCCAGGACGACCCAGATGCTGACATCCCCGCTCTCCGAGAGGCGTCCCCACTGTGGCACAGGAAAATAACATCATCGTCACGAAGTCGAGGCAAAAGAGTtcgagagggaggtagaggtggtgTCTCCTTGTTTCCAGAACCCAAAAAGAAGCCCAAAAACTTTTCCTGCCAGGAGTGCGGGAAGACCTTCATATCCCGCCGTGACCGTGAGAGGCACATTCGCACTCATAGCGGGGAGAAGCCGTTTCCCTGCCCCAGATGCGACAAACGCTTCAACGACAGTGGGAACATGCGTAAACACATGCTGATCCACTCGGGGGAAAGGCCCCACCTCTGTCCAGACTGCGGCAGGGGGTTCTCAGAGAGGGGGAATCTCAGCAGGCACAGGGCCCACATCCACGGCAGTATGCCCAAGTCCGAATGTGAAGACTGTGGGAAGACCTACATAGAGAAAGGAGGTCTGGACCGCCACATCAGATCTGGAGCCTGCTCTGCAACAAGAAAAACATGA
- the LOC123993436 gene encoding calcium-binding protein 2-like isoform X2 has product MMKTSGQKQEEKESIDLVPIMDPAFGPDRDLRPEEIEELREAFVEFDRKKNGYVSYKDLGECMRTMGYMPTEMELIELGQSICGGKLDFDDFVELMGPKMLAETADMIGVKELRDAFKEFDANSDGQISIMELREAMKKLMGEQLTNREIDEILRDVDLNRDGLVDFEEFVRMMSR; this is encoded by the exons ATGATGAAGACGAGTGGTCAGAAGCAGGAAGAGAAGGAGTCCATAGACCTAGTCCCTATAATGGACCCAGCATTTGGACCG GACAGGGACCTACGACCAGAGGAGATTGAAG AGCTTCGTGAGGCGTTTGTGGAGTTTGATAGGAAGAAGAATGGTTATGTCAGCTACAAGGACCTGGGAGAGTGCATGAGGACCATGGGCTACATGCCCACAGAGATGGAGCTCATCGAGCTGGGCCAGTCCATCT GTGGCGGCAAACTAGACTTTGATGACTTTGTGGAGCTGATGGGCCCAAAGATGCTGGCAGAGACAGCAGACATGATCGGAGTGAAAGAACTGAGAGATGCATTCaaggag tttgATGCTAACAGTGATGGTCAGATCAGTATAATGGAACTGAGGGAGGCCATGAAGAAGCTGATGGGAGAACAACTGACCAACAGAGAGATCGACGAGATCCTCAGAGACGTGGATCTCAACCGGGACGGACTGGTCGACTTTGAgg AATTTGTTCGAATGATGTCACGCTGA
- the LOC123993436 gene encoding calcium-binding protein 2-like isoform X1, whose product MRVRCLSCRGYMSKQILSSSYVSWGCDVARVCVCVLRCVCVHVPPPVCLCESLCYLQQDRDLRPEEIEELREAFVEFDRKKNGYVSYKDLGECMRTMGYMPTEMELIELGQSICGGKLDFDDFVELMGPKMLAETADMIGVKELRDAFKEFDANSDGQISIMELREAMKKLMGEQLTNREIDEILRDVDLNRDGLVDFEEFVRMMSR is encoded by the exons ATGCGCGTacgttgtttgtcttgtcgtggGTACATGAGCAAACAGATTTTGTCGTCGTCGTACGTCTCGTGGGGTTGTGATgtagcgcgtgtgtgtgtgtgtgtgttgcgatgtgtgtgtgttcatgtgccaCCACCAGTCTGCTTATGTGAGTCCCTCTGCTACCTCCAACAGGACAGGGACCTACGACCAGAGGAGATTGAAG AGCTTCGTGAGGCGTTTGTGGAGTTTGATAGGAAGAAGAATGGTTATGTCAGCTACAAGGACCTGGGAGAGTGCATGAGGACCATGGGCTACATGCCCACAGAGATGGAGCTCATCGAGCTGGGCCAGTCCATCT GTGGCGGCAAACTAGACTTTGATGACTTTGTGGAGCTGATGGGCCCAAAGATGCTGGCAGAGACAGCAGACATGATCGGAGTGAAAGAACTGAGAGATGCATTCaaggag tttgATGCTAACAGTGATGGTCAGATCAGTATAATGGAACTGAGGGAGGCCATGAAGAAGCTGATGGGAGAACAACTGACCAACAGAGAGATCGACGAGATCCTCAGAGACGTGGATCTCAACCGGGACGGACTGGTCGACTTTGAgg AATTTGTTCGAATGATGTCACGCTGA